The proteins below are encoded in one region of Nocardioides marmorisolisilvae:
- a CDS encoding IS701 family transposase, whose protein sequence is MSEVEEWAAGLAEVHARIAPRFARSEPRERVLAYVRGLLAPLEKKNSWTLAESAGEAIPDGMQRLLAYADWDADAVRDDVRDYVVEHLAPAPGDPAGVLVVDETGFLKKGTKSAGVARMYSGTAGRIENCQIGVFLGYATGPGQGSARTFLDRELYLPKAWAEDAARRAEAHIGDEVEFATKPELAMRMIGRAIDAGVPAGWVTGDEVYGQHYRLRAMLEERQMPYVMAVPVNQRVIAAVDDGDGPKVRELRADALAAMLPAQAWKKISAGRGAKGPRLYHWARAPIRPLEDSPSYWLLARRSLTDPDDVAYYLCFGPERTPLRELVRVAGARWAIEETFQTAKGQVGLDQYQVRRYDSWYRHITLAMLAHAFLTITTAQTNTAAGGGKRGTSGRSRN, encoded by the coding sequence GTGTCTGAGGTCGAGGAGTGGGCGGCGGGGCTTGCGGAGGTGCATGCCCGGATCGCGCCGCGGTTCGCGCGCTCGGAGCCGCGTGAGCGGGTGTTGGCCTATGTGCGGGGGTTGTTGGCGCCGTTGGAGAAGAAGAACTCCTGGACGCTGGCCGAGTCTGCAGGTGAGGCGATCCCCGACGGGATGCAGCGATTGTTGGCCTATGCCGATTGGGACGCCGACGCGGTGCGCGACGATGTGCGTGACTACGTGGTCGAGCACCTCGCCCCTGCGCCTGGCGACCCTGCTGGGGTGCTGGTGGTTGATGAGACTGGCTTCTTGAAGAAGGGCACGAAGTCCGCGGGGGTGGCGCGGATGTACTCCGGCACTGCGGGACGAATCGAGAACTGCCAGATCGGCGTCTTCCTCGGCTATGCCACTGGTCCTGGCCAGGGATCCGCACGGACGTTCTTGGACCGTGAGCTCTACCTGCCCAAGGCCTGGGCCGAGGATGCTGCCCGACGCGCTGAGGCGCATATCGGGGACGAGGTGGAGTTCGCGACCAAGCCGGAGCTGGCGATGCGGATGATCGGGCGCGCGATCGACGCCGGGGTGCCGGCTGGGTGGGTCACCGGCGATGAGGTCTATGGCCAGCACTACCGATTGCGCGCGATGCTTGAAGAACGTCAGATGCCTTACGTGATGGCGGTTCCGGTGAACCAGCGCGTCATCGCCGCCGTCGACGACGGTGACGGACCGAAAGTGCGTGAACTGCGCGCCGATGCGCTGGCCGCGATGCTTCCCGCCCAGGCGTGGAAGAAGATCTCCGCCGGGCGCGGCGCCAAGGGTCCGCGCCTGTATCACTGGGCCCGGGCGCCGATCCGCCCCCTGGAGGACAGCCCCAGCTACTGGTTGCTGGCCCGCCGCAGCCTGACCGACCCCGATGATGTCGCCTACTACCTGTGCTTCGGGCCCGAACGCACCCCATTGCGTGAACTGGTCCGGGTGGCCGGTGCCCGCTGGGCGATCGAGGAGACGTTCCAAACAGCCAAGGGCCAAGTCGGCCTCGACCAGTACCAGGTACGCCGCTACGACTCCTGGTATCGGCACATCACCTTGGCGATGCTCGCGCACGCCTTCTTGACCATCACCACCGCCCAGACCAACACCGCCGCCGGCGGCGGAAAAAGGGGGACCTCCGGCCGGTCGAGGAACTGA
- a CDS encoding MBG domain-containing protein: MAHRGQPPRRGRGRRARRPPYGAANPSFTATTSGFVNGDAAATAYTGSPALSTSATTTSDIGGCPITTAAGTLASTNYTFTFVPGALAITKATTSMSPRAVLVTLSPGGPLVRFGTLTTTLTYGTPAEGRGRRDDRVQCA, from the coding sequence CTGGCTCACCGAGGACAGCCACCCCGACGAGGTCGTGGCCGACGCGCTCGCCGTCCCCCTTACGGCGCCGCGAATCCGTCCTTCACCGCCACCACCAGCGGGTTTGTCAACGGCGACGCCGCTGCGACGGCGTACACCGGCTCTCCGGCGCTCAGCACAAGCGCGACCACCACGTCAGACATCGGTGGGTGTCCGATCACGACCGCTGCCGGGACGCTCGCCTCGACGAACTACACGTTCACGTTCGTGCCCGGCGCCCTGGCCATCACCAAGGCCACTACCTCGATGAGTCCCCGGGCGGTGCTGGTCACCCTCAGCCCAGGTGGGCCGCTCGTCCGCTTCGGCACCCTCACCACCACGCTGACCTACGGCACTCCAGCGGAAGGCCGCGGTCGGCGAGACGATCGTGTTCAGTGCGCATAG
- a CDS encoding helix-turn-helix domain-containing protein, whose protein sequence is MTLNRLLITSVVVENRPVREVAAQYGVSESWLFELLARYKTEGDSAFEPRSRRPHSVPTTIPTEAVELILELREKLTATGLDAGPDTIKWHLEHHHSTVVSRATISRYLAKHGLVTPEPKKKPKSSYIRFAAEMPNETWQSDFQCRRRHCMSYADLRTMPTLLKIVQVSDVQWNWKVGIVPSS, encoded by the coding sequence ATGACACTGAACCGATTGCTGATCACCTCCGTGGTGGTCGAGAACCGACCCGTCCGCGAGGTCGCCGCCCAGTACGGCGTCTCTGAGTCCTGGCTCTTCGAGCTCCTCGCCCGCTACAAGACCGAGGGCGACTCAGCCTTCGAACCACGCTCCAGGCGCCCTCACAGCGTCCCGACCACAATCCCCACTGAGGCCGTCGAGCTGATCCTCGAGCTGCGCGAGAAACTGACCGCGACCGGGCTGGACGCCGGTCCCGACACCATCAAGTGGCACCTCGAGCACCACCACTCGACCGTGGTGTCACGGGCGACAATCTCGCGCTATCTGGCCAAGCACGGCCTGGTCACCCCGGAGCCGAAGAAGAAGCCGAAGTCGTCCTACATCCGCTTCGCCGCCGAGATGCCCAACGAAACCTGGCAGTCCGACTTCCAATGCCGACGTCGGCATTGCATGTCCTATGCCGACCTCCGAACTATGCCGACACTGCTGAAGATCGTGCAGGTCAGTGACGTGCAGTGGAACTGGAAGGTCGGCATAGTTCCGTCGTCGTGA
- a CDS encoding tyrosine-type recombinase/integrase, which produces MTKRSATARPYPVRIQRVPVGPLAPRVLDECRQWFAAKGYSPGSAAAAVNLAQRLSAWMEEAGADIEEIDEDLLGRFVTAERSRERPCSSVKPWIGALRRFLTDSGYLQAAEVNEDRFTPTQVAVVQWCAWMRVQLGLTEKSVVRYRYYAAGLLDQVTAADGSVCWDRLNATVINAYVADRGRGYGVAAKAHVVGSVRCLLRWALSTGRLDRDLSAGILKPPGTKRSLPRGVTADQVAALLAVCDPTTAIGARDRALVLMLVRLGLRAGEAARLMLDDIDWANGQVRVTGKGREHVLPLPVDVGQALEAWLRVRPEALDRAVFVRTMAPRQMMTTSGTSGVIARLSSMAGIDPIHAHRLRHTAAMDVLAAGGSLSEAKELLGHVYTVTTMTYAKVDLASLRELVVPFGKVPR; this is translated from the coding sequence GTGACGAAGAGATCGGCAACGGCCCGGCCGTATCCGGTTCGGATCCAGCGGGTGCCGGTGGGCCCGCTGGCACCGAGGGTGTTGGACGAATGTCGGCAGTGGTTCGCGGCGAAGGGGTACTCGCCGGGCTCGGCGGCCGCAGCTGTGAATCTGGCGCAGCGGCTGAGCGCTTGGATGGAAGAGGCTGGCGCTGACATCGAGGAGATCGACGAGGACCTACTCGGTCGGTTCGTGACAGCGGAGCGTTCCCGCGAACGGCCGTGCTCCTCGGTGAAGCCCTGGATCGGTGCGCTCCGCCGATTCCTGACAGATTCCGGCTACTTGCAGGCGGCCGAGGTCAACGAAGACCGGTTCACACCGACTCAGGTTGCGGTGGTGCAGTGGTGCGCGTGGATGCGGGTCCAGCTGGGGCTGACCGAGAAGTCCGTCGTTCGGTATCGCTACTACGCAGCCGGCCTTCTGGACCAGGTGACGGCGGCCGACGGCTCGGTGTGCTGGGACCGGCTCAACGCGACGGTGATCAACGCGTACGTCGCTGACCGTGGCCGTGGCTACGGTGTTGCCGCCAAGGCTCACGTGGTGGGCTCGGTCCGTTGTCTGCTGCGGTGGGCGCTGAGCACCGGTCGCCTGGACCGCGACCTGAGCGCCGGGATCCTCAAGCCGCCCGGGACCAAACGATCCCTCCCGCGGGGAGTGACCGCCGACCAGGTCGCGGCGTTACTCGCCGTTTGCGACCCGACCACGGCGATCGGGGCACGAGACCGGGCCCTGGTGTTGATGCTGGTCCGGCTCGGCCTGCGGGCTGGTGAGGCCGCCCGTCTGATGCTCGACGACATCGACTGGGCCAACGGCCAGGTCAGGGTCACCGGGAAGGGCCGCGAGCACGTGCTGCCGCTACCCGTCGATGTGGGGCAGGCGTTGGAAGCCTGGCTGCGAGTCCGACCTGAGGCGCTGGATCGGGCTGTGTTCGTGCGCACCATGGCACCGCGTCAGATGATGACGACCTCGGGAACATCAGGGGTCATCGCCCGCCTGTCGAGCATGGCTGGCATCGACCCGATCCACGCGCACCGGCTGCGCCACACCGCCGCGATGGACGTGCTGGCCGCGGGCGGCTCGCTGAGTGAAGCCAAGGAACTGCTGGGCCACGTCTACACCGTCACCACGATGACCTACGCCAAGGTCGACCTTGCCTCGCTACGCGAGCTGGTCGTCCCGTTCGGGAAGGTGCCGCGATGA
- a CDS encoding tyrosine-type recombinase/integrase, translating into MTAPGETSVSASASTTTTLRDRLDEYLVLRRALGFQLNDVERQVGGFCTWLEARGQTTTFTIDEAVTWARLNPDAHPSWWATRLSLVRRFAGYLNANDVDVPVIPRGLLPARKPRAVPFIYSQDDLDALLAACDRVFSDERIAATMRTAIGVLAATGLRIGEALKLRVGDIDHVNHLLVIKAAKSAERLVPIHPTTTAALMDYIALPARAASNPDPDGPVFVTANGTGYAYVTFLSRFKRVREAAGLLPRGRARPRLHDLRHTFATAHMSAAYAHDGDPDRVLSLLATWLGHSDATHTYWYLSATGELMALAAGRLELNAGTTQGEPS; encoded by the coding sequence ATGACCGCCCCCGGGGAGACGTCGGTGTCGGCGTCGGCGTCGACAACCACAACGTTGCGTGATCGGCTCGATGAGTATCTGGTGCTGCGGCGGGCGTTGGGGTTCCAACTCAACGACGTCGAGCGACAGGTCGGCGGGTTCTGCACCTGGCTCGAAGCCCGCGGCCAGACGACGACTTTCACCATTGATGAGGCCGTGACCTGGGCCCGGCTCAACCCTGACGCGCACCCCTCGTGGTGGGCGACCCGTCTGTCGTTGGTGCGGCGCTTCGCCGGCTACCTGAACGCGAACGATGTCGACGTCCCGGTCATCCCGCGCGGGCTGTTGCCGGCACGGAAGCCCCGAGCGGTGCCCTTCATCTACAGCCAAGACGACCTCGACGCGCTGCTGGCCGCCTGCGACCGAGTGTTCAGCGACGAGCGGATCGCCGCGACGATGCGCACCGCCATCGGGGTGCTTGCCGCGACCGGGCTGCGGATCGGGGAAGCATTGAAGTTGCGCGTGGGCGACATCGACCACGTCAACCACCTGTTGGTCATCAAAGCCGCGAAGTCTGCTGAGCGGCTCGTCCCGATCCACCCCACGACGACGGCCGCGCTGATGGACTACATCGCGTTGCCAGCCCGCGCGGCGAGCAACCCCGACCCCGATGGTCCGGTCTTCGTGACGGCCAACGGGACCGGATACGCCTACGTGACCTTCCTGTCCAGGTTCAAACGAGTCCGAGAAGCAGCCGGACTGCTTCCGCGCGGCCGAGCACGTCCGCGTCTGCACGATCTACGACACACCTTCGCGACCGCGCACATGAGCGCGGCCTACGCCCACGACGGTGACCCCGACCGAGTGCTGTCGCTGCTCGCGACCTGGCTCGGGCACTCCGACGCCACCCACACCTACTGGTACCTGAGCGCGACCGGCGAGCTCATGGCCCTGGCCGCAGGCCGCCTTGAACTCAACGCCGGCACCACGCAAGGAGAACCCTCATGA
- a CDS encoding tyrosine-type recombinase/integrase codes for MNTLAASLQTYFTTFAHSQRDLSSHTIGSYRDTWRMLIKYLTATLGVSIDAVDFDAVTATNITRFLDYLEHERGNSTKTRNVRLTAIRAVLSRALPDHPEHAATITQVLAIPPKRTTRPVIEFLTPDEVVALLAAPDTTTRTGRRDHALLAMTVQTGLRISEVCSLTIDDVHLGTGPHVTCTGKGRRQRITPLTGATLNVMTDYLTERSARPGTALFSGPHGLSLSRDALEHRLATHVAAAARACPSLTGKHVTMHTLRHTAAMNLLAAGVDVAVIALWLGHADTHSTDAYLHADMAIKQAALDRTRPPEVKPGTYRPAPDILTWLTAL; via the coding sequence ATGAACACCCTGGCCGCCAGCTTGCAGACCTACTTCACCACCTTCGCCCACAGCCAACGGGACCTGTCGAGTCACACGATCGGCTCCTACCGCGACACGTGGCGGATGCTGATCAAGTACCTGACCGCGACACTCGGGGTCAGCATCGACGCGGTCGACTTCGACGCCGTCACCGCGACGAACATCACTAGGTTCCTGGACTACCTCGAACACGAACGCGGCAACAGCACCAAGACCCGCAACGTCCGCCTGACCGCGATCCGCGCCGTGCTCAGCCGGGCACTGCCCGACCACCCCGAACACGCAGCAACGATCACTCAGGTCCTCGCGATCCCGCCCAAACGCACGACCAGACCGGTCATCGAGTTCCTCACCCCCGACGAGGTCGTCGCGCTCCTCGCCGCGCCCGACACGACGACCCGGACCGGGCGACGAGACCACGCACTCCTGGCCATGACCGTGCAGACCGGACTTCGCATCAGCGAGGTCTGCTCACTCACCATCGACGACGTCCACCTCGGCACCGGCCCACACGTCACCTGCACCGGCAAAGGACGGCGCCAACGCATCACGCCCCTGACCGGCGCAACGCTAAACGTGATGACGGACTACCTGACAGAGCGATCCGCCCGGCCCGGGACCGCACTGTTCAGCGGCCCTCACGGCCTGTCCCTGTCCCGCGACGCACTCGAGCATCGCCTTGCCACCCACGTCGCGGCCGCAGCCCGCGCCTGTCCCAGCCTGACCGGGAAACACGTCACGATGCACACCCTGCGACACACCGCAGCGATGAACCTGCTCGCCGCCGGAGTCGACGTCGCCGTCATCGCGCTGTGGCTCGGGCACGCCGACACCCACAGCACCGACGCCTACCTCCACGCCGACATGGCCATCAAGCAAGCAGCCCTCGACCGAACCCGACCACCCGAGGTGAAGCCCGGGACCTACCGCCCCGCGCCCGACATCCTCACCTGGCTCACCGCACTTTGA
- a CDS encoding integrase core domain-containing protein — protein MLRTFRETVAEHGIPASTLTDNGMVFTTRLSGGKGGRNHLETELRRLGIIQKNGKPNHPQTQGKVERFQQTMKKWLRSQPEQPATIDDLQALIDAFVEEYNHHRPHRSLPHRATPATAYTARPKATVGDRSDDTHDRVREDRVDKSGKVTLRYGGQLYSIGVGRTHARTRVILLVSDLDIRIVDAATGELLRELTLDTSTRYQGTGRPPGPRR, from the coding sequence GTGCTTAGGACATTCCGTGAAACCGTTGCAGAGCACGGGATCCCGGCCTCCACGCTGACCGACAACGGGATGGTCTTCACCACCCGCCTCTCCGGCGGCAAAGGCGGCCGCAACCACCTGGAGACCGAGCTACGCCGCCTCGGGATCATCCAGAAGAACGGCAAGCCGAACCATCCACAGACCCAGGGCAAGGTCGAACGCTTCCAGCAGACGATGAAGAAGTGGCTGCGCAGCCAACCCGAACAGCCGGCCACGATCGACGACCTCCAAGCTCTGATCGACGCGTTCGTCGAGGAATACAACCACCACCGTCCCCACCGGTCGCTGCCACACCGAGCCACTCCTGCGACGGCCTACACAGCCCGGCCCAAGGCCACCGTGGGTGACCGCAGCGACGACACCCACGACCGCGTCCGCGAGGACCGGGTCGACAAGTCCGGCAAGGTGACGCTGCGCTACGGCGGCCAGCTCTACTCCATCGGCGTCGGCCGAACCCACGCCCGAACCCGCGTCATCCTCCTCGTCTCCGACCTCGACATCCGCATCGTCGACGCTGCCACCGGCGAACTCCTCCGCGAGCTGACCCTCGACACATCCAC